The following proteins come from a genomic window of Macadamia integrifolia cultivar HAES 741 chromosome 14, SCU_Mint_v3, whole genome shotgun sequence:
- the LOC122061511 gene encoding uncharacterized protein LOC122061511 isoform X2, translated as MICSVPSAKSESSWLDRLRSSKGLPVGDDLDLEGFLNPNSDQALTSDVIVSDVVQEKDSPKLISNSAPLDTKSVAERRKNSVSSGFRKHRKKENLFNVMTNVLAELFNMGDQASLDRIRGSGEKKSSRKQPNPRLCLFSASANVDDGRSASLRKADGVPSMSPSSADNSVTEVKQNEYSLVTKKRGKSASLSLAEEKSQLDPSSYSCVEVTIIDTSSSIWKSGKLIFRKGNVWKVRDKRWMSGNWTAFRKKRKASESDKKVGGKKKKVGGKKKKKLSRPPLNTSKEAGREELTNPSYENAAEELCKETPDTGSQVPKMRSQFSRSPRKPANSYSPVFHVQGISASMMEQGVQPPSSSNL; from the exons ATGATCTGCTCTGTTCCGTCTGCTAAATCGGAATCGAGTTGGTTGGACCGGCTTCGGTCTTCTAAAGGTCTTCCCGTCGGCGATGATCTCGATCTTGAGGGCTTCCTAAACCCTAACTCCGATCAGGCTCTTACCTCCGACGTCATTGTTTCTGATGTAGTTCAGGAGAAGGACTCCCCTAAGCTAATCTCCAATTCTGCACCGTTGGACACCAAATCAGTCGCAGAACGGAGGAAAAACTCCGTCAGTTCCGGCTTCAGGAAGCAtaggaagaaggaaaacttgTTTAATGTAATGACCAATGTTCTTGCTGAGCTTTTTAACATGGGAGACCAGGCCAGCCTCGACAGGATTAGAGGATCTGGGGAGAAAAAGAGCTCTCGGAAACAACCTAACCCTAGACTTTGTTTGTTTTCTGCATCTGCGAACGTCGACGATGGCCGCTCCGCTAGTCTACGGAAGGCTGACGGTGTACCCTCAATGTCACCTTCAAGCGCCGATAACAGTGTAACAGAAGTTAAGCAAAACGAGTATAGCCTCGTgacaaagaagagaggaaagagtgcttctctttctctcgcAGAGGAGAAGTCGCAGTTGGATCCTTCGTCCTACTCTTGCGTCGAAGTAACCATCATAGACACGAGTTCTTCAATTTGGAAATCTGGGAAACTGATTTTTAGGAAGGGGAATGTTTGGAAGGTCCGTGACAAGAGGTGGATGTCTGGGAATTGGACCGCGTttagaaaaaagaggaaggcaAGTGAGTCTGATAAGAAGGTCggtggaaagaagaagaaggttggagggaagaagaaaaaaaagcttTCTCGACCACCGTTGAACACATCCAAGGAGGCAGGTCGGGAAGAACTTACAAATCCATCCTATGAG AATGCTGCTGAGGAACTTTGCAAGGAGACACCAGATACTGGAAGCCAAGTTCCTAAAATGAG GTCACAGTTCTCAAGGTCACCAAGGAAACCTGCCAACAGTTACTCCCCTGTTTTCCATGTACAAGGCATTTCTGCAAGTATGATGGAACAGGGTGTGCAGCCTCCAAGCAGCAGCAATCTCTAG
- the LOC122061510 gene encoding beta-1,6-galactosyltransferase GALT31A isoform X1 — translation MGLMPTSRHSKAGGVGVSTRWVTLLCILSFCLGVLVVDRLWATPDTIKPDKEGSTVEKHQEQDPELVVNCDKKDSSLHAGDILAQVSRTHDVIMNLDKTISSLEMQLAVARAAKTGNEEGSPMVTKPGVEQLERQKVFYVMGIITAFSSRKRRDSIRETWMPQGDELRRLEKEKGIVIRFVIGHSATPGGVLDRAVDAEDEQRHDFLRLNHVEGYHELSSKTQIYFSTAVAKWDADFYIKVDDDVHVNPGMIASTLAHHRSKPRVYIGCMKSGPVLSQKGVKYHEPEYWKFGEEGNKYFRHATGQLYAISKDLATYISVNRHALHKYANEDVSLGSWFIGLDVEHVDDRSLCCGTPPGNCEWKTQAGNPCAASFDWSCSGICKSVERMEEVHQRCGEGDGAIWHANF, via the exons GTTATGGGCTACTCCTGATACAATCAAACCAGATAAAGAAGGTTCAACTGTCGAAAAGCATCAAGAGCAAGACCCTGAACTGGTAGTTAATTGTGATAAAAAG GACTCTTCTCTTCACGCAGGAGACATCCTCGCTCAAGTTTCCCGGACACATGATGTAATCAT GAATTTAGACAAGACAATCTCCTCCTTGGAGATGCAGCTAGCTGTAGCTAGAGCTGCCAAAACAGGCAATGAGGAAGGATCTCCAATGGTTACAAAACCAGGAGTTGAGCAACTGGAACGCCAAAAGGTGTTTTATGTTATGGGAATCATTACTGCATTCAGCAGCAGAAAGCGCCGTGATTCAATCAGAGAAACTTGGATGCCCCAAG GAGATGAACTAAGAAGGttggagaaagagaagggaattgTTATTCGGTTTGTTATTGGCCACAG TGCAACCCCAGGTGGAGTTTTGGATCGTGCAGTTGATGCAGAAGATGAGCAACGTCATGATTTTCTGAGACTG AACCACGTGGAAGGGTACCATGAATTGTCCTCAAAAActcaaatatatttttcaacTGCCGTTGCAAAGTGGGATGCTGACTTTTACATTAAGGTTGATGATGATGTACACGTCAATCCTG GTATGATTGCTTCTACTTTGGCACATCATAGGTCGAAACCACGTGTATACATTGGTTGTATGAAGTCTGGCCCTGTTCTGTCACAGAA GGGGGTCAAGTACCATGAACCAGAATACTGGAAATTTGGCGAGGAGGGAAATAAATATTTTAGACATGCAACAGGACAATTGTATGCGATCTCCAAAGATTTGGCCACCTATATTTCAGTTAATCG GCACGCACTTCACAAGTATGCAAACGAAGATGTTTCTCTGGGTTCTTGGTTCATTGGTCTAGATGTTGAGCATGTTGATGATAGGAGTCTCTGCTGTGGAACTCCTCCAGGTA ATTGCGAGTGGAAGACTCAAGCAGGCAACCCTTGTGCTGCATCATTTGATTGGAGCTGCAGTGGCATTTGCAAATCTGTGGAAAGGATGGAGGAGGTACACCAACGCTGTGGTGAAGGGGATGGAGCAATCTGGCATGCAAACTTCTGA
- the LOC122061510 gene encoding beta-1,6-galactosyltransferase GALT31A isoform X2: MGLMPTSRHSKAGGVGVSTRWVTLLCILSFCLGVLVVDRLWATPDTIKPDKEGSTVEKHQEQDPELVVNCDKKDSSLHAGDILAQVSRTHDVIMNLDKTISSLEMQLAVARAAKTGNEEGSPMVTKPGVEQLERQKVFYVMGIITAFSSRKRRDSIRETWMPQGDELRRLEKEKGIVIRFVIGHSATPGGVLDRAVDAEDEQRHDFLRLNHVEGYHELSSKTQIYFSTAVAKWDADFYIKVDDDVHVNPGMIASTLAHHRSKPRVYIGCMKSGPVLSQKGVKYHEPEYWKFGEEGNKYFRHATGQLYAISKDLATYISVNRHALHKYANEDVSLGSWFIGLDVEHVDDRSLCCGTPPDCEWKTQAGNPCAASFDWSCSGICKSVERMEEVHQRCGEGDGAIWHANF, from the exons GTTATGGGCTACTCCTGATACAATCAAACCAGATAAAGAAGGTTCAACTGTCGAAAAGCATCAAGAGCAAGACCCTGAACTGGTAGTTAATTGTGATAAAAAG GACTCTTCTCTTCACGCAGGAGACATCCTCGCTCAAGTTTCCCGGACACATGATGTAATCAT GAATTTAGACAAGACAATCTCCTCCTTGGAGATGCAGCTAGCTGTAGCTAGAGCTGCCAAAACAGGCAATGAGGAAGGATCTCCAATGGTTACAAAACCAGGAGTTGAGCAACTGGAACGCCAAAAGGTGTTTTATGTTATGGGAATCATTACTGCATTCAGCAGCAGAAAGCGCCGTGATTCAATCAGAGAAACTTGGATGCCCCAAG GAGATGAACTAAGAAGGttggagaaagagaagggaattgTTATTCGGTTTGTTATTGGCCACAG TGCAACCCCAGGTGGAGTTTTGGATCGTGCAGTTGATGCAGAAGATGAGCAACGTCATGATTTTCTGAGACTG AACCACGTGGAAGGGTACCATGAATTGTCCTCAAAAActcaaatatatttttcaacTGCCGTTGCAAAGTGGGATGCTGACTTTTACATTAAGGTTGATGATGATGTACACGTCAATCCTG GTATGATTGCTTCTACTTTGGCACATCATAGGTCGAAACCACGTGTATACATTGGTTGTATGAAGTCTGGCCCTGTTCTGTCACAGAA GGGGGTCAAGTACCATGAACCAGAATACTGGAAATTTGGCGAGGAGGGAAATAAATATTTTAGACATGCAACAGGACAATTGTATGCGATCTCCAAAGATTTGGCCACCTATATTTCAGTTAATCG GCACGCACTTCACAAGTATGCAAACGAAGATGTTTCTCTGGGTTCTTGGTTCATTGGTCTAGATGTTGAGCATGTTGATGATAGGAGTCTCTGCTGTGGAACTCCTCCAG ATTGCGAGTGGAAGACTCAAGCAGGCAACCCTTGTGCTGCATCATTTGATTGGAGCTGCAGTGGCATTTGCAAATCTGTGGAAAGGATGGAGGAGGTACACCAACGCTGTGGTGAAGGGGATGGAGCAATCTGGCATGCAAACTTCTGA
- the LOC122061511 gene encoding uncharacterized protein LOC122061511 isoform X3, with amino-acid sequence MICSVPSAKSESSWLDRLRSSKGLPVGDDLDLEGFLNPNSDQALTSDVIVSDVVQEKDSPKLISNSAPLDTKSVAERRKNSVSSGFRKHRKKENLFNVMTNVLAELFNMGDQASLDRIRGSGEKKSSRKQPNPRLCLFSASANVDDGRSASLRKADGVPSMSPSSADNSVTEVKQNEYSLVTKKRGKSASLSLAEEKSQLDPSSYSCVEVTIIDTSSSIWKSGKLIFRKGNVWKVRDKRWMSGNWTAFRKKRKASESDKKVGGKKKKVGGKKKKKLSRPPLNTSKEAGREELTNPSYEVHQNAAEELCKETPDTGSQVPKMSSQGHQGNLPTVTPLFSMYKAFLQV; translated from the exons ATGATCTGCTCTGTTCCGTCTGCTAAATCGGAATCGAGTTGGTTGGACCGGCTTCGGTCTTCTAAAGGTCTTCCCGTCGGCGATGATCTCGATCTTGAGGGCTTCCTAAACCCTAACTCCGATCAGGCTCTTACCTCCGACGTCATTGTTTCTGATGTAGTTCAGGAGAAGGACTCCCCTAAGCTAATCTCCAATTCTGCACCGTTGGACACCAAATCAGTCGCAGAACGGAGGAAAAACTCCGTCAGTTCCGGCTTCAGGAAGCAtaggaagaaggaaaacttgTTTAATGTAATGACCAATGTTCTTGCTGAGCTTTTTAACATGGGAGACCAGGCCAGCCTCGACAGGATTAGAGGATCTGGGGAGAAAAAGAGCTCTCGGAAACAACCTAACCCTAGACTTTGTTTGTTTTCTGCATCTGCGAACGTCGACGATGGCCGCTCCGCTAGTCTACGGAAGGCTGACGGTGTACCCTCAATGTCACCTTCAAGCGCCGATAACAGTGTAACAGAAGTTAAGCAAAACGAGTATAGCCTCGTgacaaagaagagaggaaagagtgcttctctttctctcgcAGAGGAGAAGTCGCAGTTGGATCCTTCGTCCTACTCTTGCGTCGAAGTAACCATCATAGACACGAGTTCTTCAATTTGGAAATCTGGGAAACTGATTTTTAGGAAGGGGAATGTTTGGAAGGTCCGTGACAAGAGGTGGATGTCTGGGAATTGGACCGCGTttagaaaaaagaggaaggcaAGTGAGTCTGATAAGAAGGTCggtggaaagaagaagaaggttggagggaagaagaaaaaaaagcttTCTCGACCACCGTTGAACACATCCAAGGAGGCAGGTCGGGAAGAACTTACAAATCCATCCTATGAG GTTCATCAGAATGCTGCTGAGGAACTTTGCAAGGAGACACCAGATACTGGAAGCCAAGTTCCTAAAATGAG TTCTCAAGGTCACCAAGGAAACCTGCCAACAGTTACTCCCCTGTTTTCCATGTACAAGGCATTTCTGCAAGTATGA
- the LOC122061511 gene encoding uncharacterized protein LOC122061511 isoform X1 — translation MICSVPSAKSESSWLDRLRSSKGLPVGDDLDLEGFLNPNSDQALTSDVIVSDVVQEKDSPKLISNSAPLDTKSVAERRKNSVSSGFRKHRKKENLFNVMTNVLAELFNMGDQASLDRIRGSGEKKSSRKQPNPRLCLFSASANVDDGRSASLRKADGVPSMSPSSADNSVTEVKQNEYSLVTKKRGKSASLSLAEEKSQLDPSSYSCVEVTIIDTSSSIWKSGKLIFRKGNVWKVRDKRWMSGNWTAFRKKRKASESDKKVGGKKKKVGGKKKKKLSRPPLNTSKEAGREELTNPSYEVHQNAAEELCKETPDTGSQVPKMRSQFSRSPRKPANSYSPVFHVQGISASMMEQGVQPPSSSNL, via the exons ATGATCTGCTCTGTTCCGTCTGCTAAATCGGAATCGAGTTGGTTGGACCGGCTTCGGTCTTCTAAAGGTCTTCCCGTCGGCGATGATCTCGATCTTGAGGGCTTCCTAAACCCTAACTCCGATCAGGCTCTTACCTCCGACGTCATTGTTTCTGATGTAGTTCAGGAGAAGGACTCCCCTAAGCTAATCTCCAATTCTGCACCGTTGGACACCAAATCAGTCGCAGAACGGAGGAAAAACTCCGTCAGTTCCGGCTTCAGGAAGCAtaggaagaaggaaaacttgTTTAATGTAATGACCAATGTTCTTGCTGAGCTTTTTAACATGGGAGACCAGGCCAGCCTCGACAGGATTAGAGGATCTGGGGAGAAAAAGAGCTCTCGGAAACAACCTAACCCTAGACTTTGTTTGTTTTCTGCATCTGCGAACGTCGACGATGGCCGCTCCGCTAGTCTACGGAAGGCTGACGGTGTACCCTCAATGTCACCTTCAAGCGCCGATAACAGTGTAACAGAAGTTAAGCAAAACGAGTATAGCCTCGTgacaaagaagagaggaaagagtgcttctctttctctcgcAGAGGAGAAGTCGCAGTTGGATCCTTCGTCCTACTCTTGCGTCGAAGTAACCATCATAGACACGAGTTCTTCAATTTGGAAATCTGGGAAACTGATTTTTAGGAAGGGGAATGTTTGGAAGGTCCGTGACAAGAGGTGGATGTCTGGGAATTGGACCGCGTttagaaaaaagaggaaggcaAGTGAGTCTGATAAGAAGGTCggtggaaagaagaagaaggttggagggaagaagaaaaaaaagcttTCTCGACCACCGTTGAACACATCCAAGGAGGCAGGTCGGGAAGAACTTACAAATCCATCCTATGAG GTTCATCAGAATGCTGCTGAGGAACTTTGCAAGGAGACACCAGATACTGGAAGCCAAGTTCCTAAAATGAG GTCACAGTTCTCAAGGTCACCAAGGAAACCTGCCAACAGTTACTCCCCTGTTTTCCATGTACAAGGCATTTCTGCAAGTATGATGGAACAGGGTGTGCAGCCTCCAAGCAGCAGCAATCTCTAG
- the LOC122061037 gene encoding uncharacterized protein LOC122061037, producing MALISALCDILQRPTIGDVFMELVMFLGPLSIAFLIGLVIGWSWKPKWATLGGHKLDCSVLNPSSSLQSPSFLPGFISPPLFGFVSIPKSLNSLKPQLPSCNSWISDDGLEKETFSAPAAESPICSSLQLKSEKSVLVTGEDLEHLCQLVEVKDGGPAWIQMMDRSTPNMSYQAWRRDPETGPPQYRSRTVFEDATPELVRDFFWDDEFRMEWDDMLIHSTTLEECPTTGTMVVHWIRKFPFFCSDREYTIGRRIWESGRTYYCVTKGVPYASVPRRNKPRRVDLYYSSWCIRAVESKRGGGQLTACEVVLFHHEDMGIPWEIAKLGVRQGMWGAVKKIEPGLRAYQRRRASGAPISQCAFMAQINSKVNAEYLRSLETNNGSSEVENLNLSDEKPKGKGIPKLLVVGGAVILACSLDKGLLTKAVIFGVARRFANIGKIGRRL from the exons ATGGCATTAATTTCGGCCTTGTGCGATATCTTACAAAGACCTACGATTGGGGACGTTTTCATGGAGCTGGTGATGTTTTTGGGTCCTCTGTCGATTGCTTTTCTTATAGGGCTTGTAATTGGATGGTCGTGGAAGCCAAAATGGGCGACTTTGGGCGGACATAAGCTGGATTGTTCAGTGTTAAATCCTTCTTCATCGTTACAATCGCCATCCTTTTTGCCTGGTTTTATTTCTCCCCCgttgtttggttttgtttccATACCAAAAAGCCTTAATTCTTTGAAGCCACAGCTGCCCAGTTGCAATTCATGGATCTCTGATGATGGGTTGGAGAAGGAGACCTTCTCTGCGCCGGCAGCTGAAAGTCCCATCTGCAG TTCGTTACagctgaaaagtgaaaaatcgGTTCTTGTGACGGGGGAGGATCTAGAACATTTGTGTCAGCTTGTTGAGGTGAAAGACGGAGGTCCAGCATGGATACAGATGATGGATCGCTCAACCCCTAACATGAGCTATCAAGCTTGGCGGAGAGACCCTGAG ACCGGCCCTCCACAATACCGCAGCAGAACTGTTTTTGAGGATGCTACACCGGAGTTGGTGAGGGACTTCTTTTGGGATGATGAGTTCCGAATGGAGTGGGATGACATGCTTATACATTCTACAACATTGGAGGAATGCCCCACCACAGGAACTATGGTAGTTCATTGGATACGCAAG TTCCCCTTCTTCTGTAGTGACAGAGAATACACCATAGGACGCCGAATTTGGGAATCAGGAAGAACATATTACTGTGTCACTAAG GGAGTACCCTATGCTTCTGTGCCAAGGCGTAACAAACCAAGACGTGTTGACCTGTACTATTCAAGTTGGTGCATTCGAGCTG TGGAATCAAAGAGAGGAGGTGGTCAGCTGACTGCCTGTGAGGTGGTACTCTTCCATCATGAAGATATGGGCATTCCATGGGAAATTGCGAAGCTTGGTGTTAGACAGGGTATGTGGGGAGCTGTGAAGAAGATTGAACCAGGCTTACGTGCCTACCAGAGACGTAGGGCATCAGGGGCCCCAATCTCCCAGTGTGCTTTTATGGCCCAGATCAATTCCAAGGTCAATGCAGAGTACCTGAGATCATTAGAGACCAACAATGGTTCCTCAGAGGTTGAAAACTTGAATTTGTCTGATGAGAAACCCAAGGGGAAGGGCATCCCGAAGCTCCTGGTTGTAGGTGGGGCTGTCATACTTGCTTGTAGTCTTGACAAAGGCCTGTTGACCAAAGCAGTTATATTTGGAGTAGCCAGACGGTTTGCAAACATTGGGAAGATTGGGAGGAGGTTGTGA
- the LOC122061629 gene encoding uncharacterized protein LOC122061629 has translation MKGSGALVASVIAASTVAFSSPGDHDVAVYPSCSTTEGSFSNNNRGTNSRKSSDKEKFAPRFDGLRFIETLVTAHR, from the exons ATGAAGGGATCTGGAGCTCTCGTTGCATCGGTCATTGCTGCCTCCACCGTAGCTTTCTCTTCCCCTGGCGATCATGACGTCGCCGTTTACCCTTCTTGCTCTACCACTGAG GGTTCTTTCTCGAATAATAACCGAGGGACTAATTCGAGGAAGTCTTCAGATAAGGAGAAATTCGCTCCTAGGTTCGACGGCTTGAGATTTATCGAGACTTTGGTGACGGCGCAcagataa
- the LOC122061511 gene encoding uncharacterized protein LOC122061511 isoform X4, with protein sequence MICSVPSAKSESSWLDRLRSSKGLPVGDDLDLEGFLNPNSDQALTSDVIVSDVVQEKDSPKLISNSAPLDTKSVAERRKNSVSSGFRKHRKKENLFNVMTNVLAELFNMGDQASLDRIRGSGEKKSSRKQPNPRLCLFSASANVDDGRSASLRKADGVPSMSPSSADNSVTEVKQNEYSLVTKKRGKSASLSLAEEKSQLDPSSYSCVEVTIIDTSSSIWKSGKLIFRKGNVWKVRDKRWMSGNWTAFRKKRKASESDKKVGGKKKKVGGKKKKKLSRPPLNTSKEAGREELTNPSYENAAEELCKETPDTGSQVPKMSSQGHQGNLPTVTPLFSMYKAFLQV encoded by the exons ATGATCTGCTCTGTTCCGTCTGCTAAATCGGAATCGAGTTGGTTGGACCGGCTTCGGTCTTCTAAAGGTCTTCCCGTCGGCGATGATCTCGATCTTGAGGGCTTCCTAAACCCTAACTCCGATCAGGCTCTTACCTCCGACGTCATTGTTTCTGATGTAGTTCAGGAGAAGGACTCCCCTAAGCTAATCTCCAATTCTGCACCGTTGGACACCAAATCAGTCGCAGAACGGAGGAAAAACTCCGTCAGTTCCGGCTTCAGGAAGCAtaggaagaaggaaaacttgTTTAATGTAATGACCAATGTTCTTGCTGAGCTTTTTAACATGGGAGACCAGGCCAGCCTCGACAGGATTAGAGGATCTGGGGAGAAAAAGAGCTCTCGGAAACAACCTAACCCTAGACTTTGTTTGTTTTCTGCATCTGCGAACGTCGACGATGGCCGCTCCGCTAGTCTACGGAAGGCTGACGGTGTACCCTCAATGTCACCTTCAAGCGCCGATAACAGTGTAACAGAAGTTAAGCAAAACGAGTATAGCCTCGTgacaaagaagagaggaaagagtgcttctctttctctcgcAGAGGAGAAGTCGCAGTTGGATCCTTCGTCCTACTCTTGCGTCGAAGTAACCATCATAGACACGAGTTCTTCAATTTGGAAATCTGGGAAACTGATTTTTAGGAAGGGGAATGTTTGGAAGGTCCGTGACAAGAGGTGGATGTCTGGGAATTGGACCGCGTttagaaaaaagaggaaggcaAGTGAGTCTGATAAGAAGGTCggtggaaagaagaagaaggttggagggaagaagaaaaaaaagcttTCTCGACCACCGTTGAACACATCCAAGGAGGCAGGTCGGGAAGAACTTACAAATCCATCCTATGAG AATGCTGCTGAGGAACTTTGCAAGGAGACACCAGATACTGGAAGCCAAGTTCCTAAAATGAG TTCTCAAGGTCACCAAGGAAACCTGCCAACAGTTACTCCCCTGTTTTCCATGTACAAGGCATTTCTGCAAGTATGA
- the LOC122061830 gene encoding pyruvate dehydrogenase E1 component subunit alpha-3, chloroplastic-like gives MSSALSAMKILQPLPVSTTATGFPENTLLDPLRSNSSFLGSTHKLRFNSLKPSSSSQRRSAVVAVSDVVKEKKLKSNSSLADLLITKEEGLELYEDMVLGRAFEDMCAQMYYRGKMFGFVHLYNGQEAVSTGFIKLLKKEDSVCSTYRDHVHALSKGVPASAVMSELFGKATGCCRGQGGSMHMFSKEHNLLGGFAFIGEGIPVATGAAFTSKYRREVLKEADCDHVTLAFFGDGTCNNGQFFECLNMAALWKLPIVFVVENNLWAIGMSHLRATSDPEIWKKGPAFGMPGVHVDGMDVLKVREVAKEAISRARRGEGPTLVECETYRFRGHSLADPDELRDPAEKARYAARDPIIALKKYMTANNLASEAELMAIEKKIDEVIEGAVEFADASPLPPRSQLLENVFADPKGFGIGPDGKYRCEDPKFTEGTAQV, from the exons ATGTCTTCAGCTTTATCGGCAATGAAGATCCTCCAGCCACTCCCTGTCTCCACAACCGCCACCGGATTTCCAGAAAACACTCTCTTAGATCCCCTCAGATCGAATTCCTCCTTCCTCGGCTCAACCCACAAACTCCGCTTCAATTCCCTCAagccctcttcctcttctcaacGTCGATCTGCCGTTGTTGCCGTTTCTGACGTCGTCAAAGAGAAGAAGCTCAAATCAAACTCCTCCCTCGCCGATCTG CTGATCACCAAGGAGGAAGGTCTGGAGCTTTACGAAGACATGGTTTTGGGTAGAGCTTTCGAGGACATGTGCGCTCAGATGTACTACAGAGGTAAAATGTTCGGCTTCGTTCACCTCTACAACGGCCAAGAAGCCGTGTCGACGGGATTCATCAAGCTCTTGAAAAAGGAGGATTCCGTGTGCAGTACTTACCGTGATCACGTTCACGCCCTCAGCAAAGGTGTCCCGGCGAGTGCCGTGATGAGTGAACTCTTCGGCAAGGCCACTGGGTGCTGTCGAGGCCAAGGTGGGTCCATGCACATGTTCTCCAAAGAGCATAACCTTCTCGGCGGCTTCGCCTTCATTGGCGAAGGAATTCCGGTTGCCACTGGGGCTGCTTTCACTTCCAAGTATAGAAGGGAGGTTCTAAAAGAGGCTGACTGCGATCATGTGACGTTGGCCTTCTTCGGTGATGGAACCTGTAACAATGGGCAGTTCTTTGAGTGCTTGAACATGGCGGCCTTGTGGAAGTTGCCCATTGTGTTCGTCGTCGAGAACAATTTATGGGCAATTGGGATGTCGCACCTGAGGGCCACCTCAGATCCTGAGATTTGGAAGAAGGGACCTGCCTTCGGGATGCCTGGGGTGCATGTGGATGGGATGGATGTTTTGAAGGTGAGAGAAGTGGCCAAGGAGGCCATCTCCAGGGCTCGAAGAGGCGAAGGACCGACTTTGGTAGAGTGTGAGACCTATAGATTTAGAGGACACTCGTTGGCTGATCCCGATGAGCTCCGTGACCCTG CTGAGAAGGCTCGCTATGCCGCAAGAGACCCCATAATAGCTCTGAAGAAATACATGACTGCGAACAATCTGGCCAGTGAAGCAGAGTTGATGGCCATAGAGAAGAAGATTGATGAAGTGATTGAGGGTGCCGTGGAGTTTGCAGATGCAAGCCCTCTTCCACCTCGCAGCCAACTGCTGGAGAATGTGTTTGCAGACCCAAAAGGTTTTGGAATTGGCCCTGATGGGAAGTACAGATGCGAGGATCCTAAATTCACAGAAGGCACTGCTCAGGTGTAA